Proteins co-encoded in one Chitinophagales bacterium genomic window:
- a CDS encoding response regulator produces the protein MEPYIPDIVNPLSESWRWKHFPELEGKGVRDIAEGENGTVWIGVNDGIFEYNGYQWRLHKNQKNGLNDAPIEQVLIAKNGLVYAVSAKQIFRYDGSHWEPLLKSPNNFSFNFIKIQEFSDESIMVSSEVGVLHMYPCGEQYFYTSSRRIEALKAQQLDFNWIRFPEAVLAGDDFVNVSDILEQKSGEVWLALTFGEKGRLIKFQPLNKPSTYITEYEYFTSNKDIQFGEFQKLIEADNHEIWVVNSSFKIPINIYSDGTWRKIQLSELFGSDEYTNDIVQTNDGTIWIGALGKLYAFRDEKWTIYDAPKYKIPANKLQLHKSQANKLWISGLKSKVYLVDYSSDRWITYNGLNFQCEAGNEEQWFLDVEGKAIAKNGNRWIAWDVEDGFIDAPVKIFVTQKGQIWAAGSHQGVAATAFLKDEQWYKQLHPTLSWGIDYRAVFEAMDGSIWFGGSVDTENEKGQLSGVLQLVNPQASSLKWIHHKYNENGLDQSNAYGIGQTPDGKIWIGGSRLFFWDGEKWDRPPNERLAQFTNIVASTQDQLIVGSRYYGIFIFDGTTWENYNTESGLTNNTIISIDAISNDNIWVATENDICHFDGIRWQNNIFPIEMNMDFEGGDINHSSDSSVWINRSDRSWKRRAFSYNKKQPNLYKNFVTHRYTPDDVPPETKITFFSKEVSSDGNTIIQWEGKDFFEETANEKLSYSYRLNGGSWSTFSTEQHHTFLSLSNGKYRLEVRAMDLASNIDETPSAVDFIVQAPVWKRAWFITLVASFLATIFIFSYYIFSKNKALEKLNTSLHEVNEKLKSKGKKIQLQNKEILKQQKVILAQSKSLENNNKNLEEQNQKIQCQRDKLEKMVSQVEGLSKAKLSFFTNISHELRTPLSLILGPINQLRNPKNTHSEHERKTLYDIVERNASRLLKLINQLLEIRSIENSSMALQLRETNLDQFLFNITELFQNLSKKRNIPLTFHSSVEDEIVLLDTDKIEKIVVNLLSNAFKHTPDEGIIGLCLKKVSAFEYDLPKEHLEYFFIQVKDTGSGISPEVMEHIFERYYHQKSIDNTQESTGIGLSYIKDLVSIHQGIIQVESELNKGSHFNIFIPVFLQKEDSFSIHFTDLNYDYAQQEIQLSLAEIKEELLGINAIPDNLDPSRQNILIVEDNPDMLIFLQGLLTKEYNIVSAENGLVALKIAENHNLDLIISDVMMPEMDGLEFCKRIKKNFATSHVPILLLTAKSLEDHAMEGYEVGADDYITKPFNPKILVLKIRNILQQKAAFQKRLNRNFQIKPKEIKLTSPDEIMLKNLVELMENNVDNSDFNVNSMCQSVNLSHMHFIRKVKQLTGKRPIDLLKSFRMKRAKDLLSQNKMTVSEVAYSVGFETPSSFSRAFKKEFGETPTGFLQQS, from the coding sequence ATGGAGCCATACATCCCCGATATTGTAAATCCTCTTTCTGAATCTTGGCGATGGAAACACTTCCCAGAATTAGAAGGAAAGGGAGTGCGTGATATTGCAGAGGGAGAAAATGGCACTGTTTGGATAGGAGTCAATGATGGTATTTTTGAATACAATGGTTATCAATGGCGATTACACAAAAATCAGAAAAACGGATTAAATGATGCGCCTATAGAGCAAGTACTCATTGCAAAAAATGGTTTAGTCTATGCCGTTTCTGCCAAACAGATTTTTAGATATGATGGCAGTCATTGGGAACCTCTTTTGAAGTCACCAAATAATTTCAGCTTCAATTTTATTAAAATTCAAGAGTTTTCTGATGAAAGCATCATGGTTAGTTCCGAAGTAGGTGTCTTACATATGTATCCATGTGGCGAACAATACTTTTATACTTCTTCTCGTCGAATTGAAGCATTAAAAGCTCAACAATTAGATTTCAATTGGATACGGTTTCCAGAAGCGGTTTTGGCAGGGGATGATTTCGTTAATGTGTCCGATATTTTAGAGCAAAAATCAGGTGAAGTTTGGTTAGCATTGACTTTTGGAGAGAAAGGAAGATTAATTAAGTTTCAGCCTTTAAACAAACCTTCTACCTACATCACCGAATACGAATATTTTACCTCCAATAAAGACATTCAATTTGGAGAATTTCAAAAATTAATTGAAGCCGATAACCACGAAATTTGGGTTGTAAATTCATCCTTCAAAATACCCATCAATATTTACAGCGATGGAACATGGCGTAAAATCCAATTGAGTGAATTATTCGGAAGTGATGAATACACCAACGATATTGTTCAAACCAATGATGGAACTATTTGGATTGGTGCTTTGGGAAAATTATACGCTTTTAGAGATGAAAAGTGGACCATTTATGATGCCCCAAAATATAAAATTCCCGCAAATAAACTTCAACTTCATAAAAGTCAAGCCAACAAACTTTGGATTTCGGGATTGAAATCCAAAGTTTATCTAGTGGACTACTCCTCAGATAGATGGATTACCTACAATGGGTTGAATTTTCAATGTGAAGCAGGGAATGAAGAACAATGGTTTCTAGATGTGGAAGGTAAAGCCATTGCAAAAAACGGAAATCGCTGGATTGCCTGGGATGTGGAAGATGGTTTTATTGATGCCCCTGTAAAAATTTTTGTTACTCAAAAAGGGCAAATATGGGCAGCAGGTTCTCATCAAGGAGTAGCCGCAACAGCTTTTTTGAAGGATGAACAGTGGTACAAACAACTGCATCCAACTCTCTCTTGGGGAATTGATTATCGAGCAGTCTTTGAAGCAATGGATGGCTCTATATGGTTTGGAGGAAGCGTAGATACTGAAAATGAAAAGGGACAGTTGAGTGGTGTATTGCAGCTTGTCAATCCACAGGCGAGTTCTCTCAAATGGATACACCATAAATACAATGAAAATGGATTGGATCAATCGAATGCTTATGGTATTGGGCAAACTCCTGATGGTAAGATATGGATAGGAGGCAGCAGATTGTTTTTTTGGGATGGAGAAAAATGGGACCGTCCTCCAAATGAACGACTGGCCCAATTCACGAATATTGTAGCCAGCACCCAAGACCAATTAATAGTAGGATCAAGGTATTATGGTATTTTTATTTTTGATGGAACAACTTGGGAAAACTACAACACCGAATCAGGACTTACCAACAATACCATTATTAGTATTGATGCCATTTCCAATGATAATATTTGGGTAGCTACTGAAAATGACATTTGTCACTTTGATGGCATCAGATGGCAAAACAATATTTTCCCCATTGAAATGAACATGGATTTTGAAGGTGGAGATATTAACCATTCCTCTGATAGTTCTGTCTGGATTAACCGTTCTGATAGAAGTTGGAAAAGAAGGGCTTTTTCTTACAATAAAAAACAGCCAAATCTTTACAAAAACTTTGTCACCCACCGATACACTCCTGATGATGTTCCACCTGAAACTAAAATCACTTTCTTTTCAAAGGAAGTTTCTTCGGATGGGAATACCATCATTCAGTGGGAAGGAAAAGACTTTTTTGAAGAAACTGCAAATGAAAAACTATCCTATTCTTATCGCTTAAATGGAGGCTCTTGGTCGACATTCTCTACTGAACAACACCACACTTTTTTGAGCCTCTCCAATGGCAAATACCGCCTAGAAGTTCGCGCAATGGACTTAGCATCTAACATAGATGAAACACCCTCTGCGGTAGATTTTATTGTCCAGGCTCCTGTCTGGAAACGGGCTTGGTTTATCACATTGGTTGCCTCTTTTTTAGCCACTATTTTTATATTCAGCTATTATATATTTTCCAAAAACAAAGCGTTAGAAAAACTAAACACCAGCCTACATGAGGTTAACGAGAAATTGAAATCAAAAGGAAAGAAAATACAACTCCAAAATAAGGAAATCTTAAAGCAGCAAAAGGTAATCTTAGCACAATCTAAATCACTAGAAAACAACAACAAAAACTTAGAAGAACAAAATCAAAAAATTCAATGCCAGCGAGACAAACTGGAAAAAATGGTCAGCCAAGTTGAAGGATTATCCAAAGCCAAATTGAGTTTTTTCACCAACATATCACATGAACTAAGAACCCCTTTGAGCTTAATTTTAGGTCCTATAAATCAATTGAGAAATCCAAAAAACACACATTCTGAACACGAAAGAAAAACACTTTACGACATTGTAGAACGCAATGCTTCAAGACTGCTAAAACTCATCAATCAATTGTTGGAAATTCGAAGCATCGAGAACAGTTCTATGGCCTTACAATTAAGAGAAACGAATTTGGATCAATTCCTTTTCAACATAACCGAGCTTTTTCAAAACCTTTCGAAAAAAAGAAATATTCCTTTAACATTTCATTCTTCGGTGGAAGATGAAATCGTCTTATTAGACACCGATAAGATTGAAAAAATCGTTGTCAATCTATTGTCTAATGCCTTCAAACATACGCCAGATGAGGGTATAATCGGTTTGTGTTTAAAAAAGGTAAGTGCATTCGAGTATGATTTGCCGAAAGAACATCTCGAATATTTTTTCATTCAAGTCAAAGATACCGGTAGTGGCATTTCACCAGAGGTGATGGAACATATTTTTGAAAGATATTATCACCAAAAAAGTATAGACAATACGCAAGAAAGTACAGGGATTGGTTTATCCTATATCAAAGATTTGGTTAGCATTCATCAAGGCATCATACAGGTAGAGAGTGAACTGAATAAGGGCAGCCATTTTAACATTTTCATTCCTGTCTTTTTGCAAAAAGAAGACTCCTTTTCTATTCATTTTACGGATTTGAATTATGACTATGCCCAACAAGAAATTCAACTATCCCTTGCAGAAATCAAAGAGGAATTGTTGGGGATAAATGCAATACCTGATAATTTAGATCCAAGTCGTCAGAACATACTTATAGTAGAGGACAACCCTGATATGCTAATCTTTCTACAAGGATTGCTCACTAAAGAATACAATATTGTGAGTGCCGAAAATGGATTGGTAGCACTGAAAATTGCAGAAAATCACAACCTAGATTTAATCATTAGTGATGTCATGATGCCTGAAATGGATGGCTTGGAATTTTGTAAAAGAATAAAAAAGAATTTTGCAACCAGTCATGTTCCCATACTGCTGCTAACTGCAAAATCACTGGAAGACCATGCAATGGAAGGATATGAGGTAGGAGCTGATGATTACATCACCAAGCCATTCAACCCAAAAATTTTAGTGCTAAAAATTAGAAATATTTTACAACAAAAAGCTGCTTTCCAAAAAAGGCTCAACCGAAATTTTCAAATAAAACCTAAAGAAATAAAACTCACCTCTCCAGACGAAATTATGCTCAAAAACTTGGTAGAATTAATGGAAAACAATGTGGACAATTCTGACTTCAATGTCAACTCTATGTGCCAAAGCGTTAATCTCAGCCACATGCATTTTATCAGAAAAGTAAAACAACTCACGGGAAAACGCCCCATTGATTTACTGAAATCTTTCCGAATGAAAAGAGCCAAAGATCTATTGTCTCAAAATAAAATGACCGTATCCGAAGTCGCTTATAGCGTTGGATTTGAAACTCCCAGCTCTTTTAGTCGGGCGTTCAAGAAAGAATTTGGCGAAACACCAACAGGTTTTTTACAACAATCTTAA
- a CDS encoding peroxiredoxin, producing MSIRLGDIAPNFTAKTSMGEINFHEWLGDSWGLLFSHPADYTPVCTTELGRTAALSGEFQKRNVKPIAVSVDPLVSHEGWIKDIEETQNVTVNFPLIADEDGHVAHLYDMIHPNASEKATVRTVFVIDPDKKVRLTLTYPPSTGRNFLEILRVIDSLQLTTYHSVATPADWQQGEDVVVSPSIATEDIPARFPKGHKVIKPYLRTTPQPNLD from the coding sequence ATGTCAATTCGATTGGGAGATATTGCTCCAAATTTTACTGCAAAAACTTCAATGGGTGAGATTAATTTTCATGAATGGCTTGGTGACAGCTGGGGTTTATTGTTTTCACATCCTGCGGATTATACGCCTGTTTGCACTACTGAATTGGGACGTACGGCAGCTTTGAGTGGAGAGTTTCAAAAACGTAATGTAAAACCCATTGCAGTTAGTGTAGATCCATTGGTTAGTCACGAAGGTTGGATTAAGGACATTGAAGAAACACAAAATGTGACGGTGAATTTTCCCTTGATTGCTGATGAAGATGGTCATGTTGCACATTTGTACGATATGATTCATCCCAATGCTTCTGAAAAAGCTACAGTGAGAACTGTCTTTGTGATTGATCCCGACAAAAAAGTGCGATTGACCTTGACTTATCCTCCTTCAACGGGTAGAAATTTTTTGGAAATTCTACGGGTGATTGACAGTCTTCAACTGACAACCTATCATAGTGTTGCAACGCCTGCTGATTGGCAACAAGGTGAAGATGTGGTGGTTTCTCCTTCAATTGCTACGGAGGACATTCCTGCAAGATTTCCGAAAGGTCATAAGGTTATCAAACCTTATTTGAGAACAACTCCTCAGCCGAATTTGGATTAG